In a single window of the Micromonospora inositola genome:
- a CDS encoding SDR family NAD(P)-dependent oxidoreductase, whose amino-acid sequence MTTSTPVTTPYSRETTAMEVVRGIDLTGRRAVVTGGASGIGVETARALAAAGADVTLAVRNVDAGQQAATDITGTTGNDRILVAQLDLADLSSVAAFVRTWDGPLHILVNNAGIMASPEMRTPQGWEMQFATNHLGHFALATGLRPALAAADGARVVSVSSAAHLRSPVVFEDIHFRQRPYDPWEAYGQSKTANVLFAVEVSRRWADDGILSNALMPGAIRTNLQRYISDEDLARLRAESGGGTTPSWKNTEQGAATSVLVATSPLLDGVGGRYFEDVQEAGPNQPGTRIGYAPYARDPEAAERLWQVSEEHLRA is encoded by the coding sequence ATGACCACCAGCACACCCGTCACCACGCCGTACTCCCGGGAGACCACCGCCATGGAGGTGGTGCGCGGCATCGACCTCACCGGGCGCCGGGCCGTCGTCACCGGCGGCGCGTCCGGGATCGGCGTGGAGACCGCCCGCGCGCTCGCCGCCGCCGGGGCCGACGTCACGCTCGCCGTACGCAACGTCGACGCCGGTCAGCAGGCCGCCACCGACATCACCGGCACCACCGGCAACGACCGGATCCTGGTGGCCCAGCTGGACCTGGCCGACCTGTCGTCGGTGGCCGCCTTCGTCCGGACCTGGGACGGGCCGCTGCACATCCTGGTCAACAACGCGGGCATCATGGCCTCGCCCGAGATGCGCACCCCGCAGGGCTGGGAGATGCAGTTCGCCACCAACCACCTGGGCCACTTCGCCCTGGCCACCGGGCTGCGCCCGGCCCTGGCCGCGGCCGACGGGGCCCGCGTCGTCTCGGTCAGCTCGGCCGCCCACCTGCGCTCGCCGGTGGTCTTCGAGGACATCCACTTCCGGCAGCGGCCCTACGACCCGTGGGAGGCGTACGGGCAGTCCAAGACGGCGAACGTGCTCTTCGCCGTCGAGGTCAGCCGGCGCTGGGCCGACGACGGGATCCTCAGCAACGCGCTGATGCCGGGCGCGATCCGGACCAACCTCCAGCGCTACATCAGCGACGAGGACCTCGCCCGGCTGCGCGCCGAGAGCGGGGGCGGGACGACGCCCAGTTGGAAAAACACCGAACAGGGCGCGGCCACCTCGGTGCTGGTCGCCACCTCGCCGCTGCTCGACGGCGTCGGCGGGCGGTACTTCGAGGACGTCCAGGAGGCCGGGCCGAACCAGCCCGGCACCCGCATCGGG